CCGGGCTGTCGCTGCACGCCGAAGTCACCGTCGTGCTGCTGACCGATCCGCTCGAGACCGCACCGCCGCAGGCACGACTGGCCTTCGAGGCGGAAGGCCGGCGGATCGACCTGGACCTCGCCGCGGCCGCGCAAAGGCAGCGCTGGCATGCGCGTTTCGTGGCCCCGGTGGAGGCGATGCTGGCCGAACTGCCGGGTCGCGGCGTGCAGGTGCGCACGCTGGCCAGCAACATGCCCAGCGATGCATGGCTGCAACCCCGTCTCCCAGCGGTCCTGGAATCCTGATGGCGACGGGCCTGGTGTTGCGTGACATCCATCAGCCGGCCGCGCCGGGCTGGTGGCCGCCCGCGCCGGGCTGGTGGTTGCTGGCGACGGTGGTGCTGGTGCTTGCGGCCGCGTGGCTGTGGTGGCGCCGGCGTGTGCGTCGCCGTCGCCTGCGCCTGCAGGCCCTGTTCGACGACACCGTTGCGACCGCGCCCACGCCCGCGGCGCAGGTCGGGGCGATCTCCGAACTGCTGCGCCGCGCTGCGCGCGACCGCGATCCGCGCACAGCCACGTTGGCCGACGCCGAGTGGATCGGCTTCCT
This portion of the Luteimonas yindakuii genome encodes:
- a CDS encoding DUF4381 domain-containing protein, which codes for MATGLVLRDIHQPAAPGWWPPAPGWWLLATVVLVLAAAWLWWRRRVRRRRLRLQALFDDTVATAPTPAAQVGAISELLRRAARDRDPRTATLADAEWIGFLRHDDAGAALAPASLDLLRDGGYRREVAAGAVEQLRGEARALFLAWSLRR